ATGAGGATAGTATCGTggttctgtgtttatggattggaccATTACGTTTCCgaactgtggactttttcagtcttatgggTTTTATCTGTGTTTTTATTACCTGTTCCTTTTAATTTTGTTGCGTGAGGGGTGGGTGTTTGTGGGTTGATGTTCTAttagtttttttgtgcaggggtgtgGTTGtcttttgggggttgatgttcctgCTCGGTTTTGTATGGAGCAGGGGGTTTTCGGGGGTTAatgctgttcttttttttgtacaaggggtgggtttgatgtttctctctgaataacatctctgttctttctttgtttggtggctagctggagaatacaaatttcagagttgtatatggatatatgctttgataataaatgaatgttTGAACTGTTGAACATATAGAACCTGAGCCAAATAATGTCTCGTGTCCCCAAACATAATCTGAATCGCAGGCCTGTTGAGTAGGAAAAAACCAcacaaaacaaggatgtaatcaCTGTAAGTTTTATTGCAACACTCTAGTGAAAGGTATACACAAAGTGTCAGGAACTTAATCAAATAGTTCAAGATTCCCAGAATAAAGATAATAAATCATATATTACAACATAATGTGGTTTTATTTTGTGTGTGGATGATGCTAGCAGAAGATTTTTCACAATTCCCACAAtataaaatatgaaaataaatcaCATTTTGTAAAATATTTGGAGCATTTTGTTTGGATCCAACAAACAGGATGCATAAGGATGTGCTTGCTATTCAAAGAGTGTTAAATAAAAGAGCAGAGAAGTGGATAATGCAAAGGAAGGCCTCTGGGTTGTTTCCTAGGATGGAGTGATACCTTATGGGGAATTGTCGAGCTATGTACGCTGATACTTTTTGGGATTATAAAAGCGGGAGATGACATTTCTGAAATATATAAGATTCTGCAGAACCTAAAAAAGAGGAGATGCTGGGTAAACGTTGTCTCTCGAGAGCAATCGGAAACCGGGGGGTTGTAGTTTCATGATCAGGAATTGCCTATTTATGTCAGAGGTGAATTGGGGTTACATCTCACAGAGGGTCATGTGAGACATTGGAATCCTCTTATGAACAGGTCTAAGGGGGTCAAGTCATTGGAACATGccaggggatgtagtggacacaGATGACGCATCAAGGTTTAAGACACATTTTGGCAAGATCCTGAATAGGCAAGGAACAGAGAGATTGAGGAATGGAGAGATGGAGGAATAGAGAGATAATGGGATGGAGGGATTCAGGGGTAGGGGAAAGGGGTGTCAGAAGAATGGAAGGATAGATTAGAGAGACAGAGGAACAGATACATAGAGGACAGAAGATCAGACAAATGGAGGGTCAGATGAATGAATGGGAGGatagaggaatggagggatagagAAGTTAATGGATAGATGAAGAGAGGATCAGATGAATGGAGGTTTAGAACAGACATGGGAACTGAGGATCAGAGTAAGGAGAGATAGAGGAATGGAaggacagaggaattgagagaatgagaaacagagggatagaggaatggagggtcaaatgaatggagagagagagagaggaggaaagaTATAGGATTGGAGAATACAGGCAGACGTGGAGTTTAATTTGACGTCTCGGATGGCAAgggcattgtgagccaaagggcctttttctgtgataGACTCCATGTTTTAATGCACACAGGGTTGCATTGGATGAATTTTGATCCACGTTGTTatggggaacagacaggaaaGACCCGACAAGATCCAAATGATCTTACAGAATTGGACAGTTATTTGGGAGAAGTTCCAAcacattgactctgctctgatgaCAGCCTCCATCACAGACCAGTGTTGCGGTGATTGTCTTTGTGGTGAAACTGCACCAGTTAAAGCTGCTGTGATGGAAGATTCATTCctgttctctgaaatgttgaacctTCAGATTTGTGagtatcctgttgtacataatatttattataaattactataaattgaacattgcacattcagatggagacataacgtagagatttttactcctcaaatatatgaaggatgtaagtaataacgTCAATTTGATTCATTTCAATAGAAGACACACAGAAAGGATTTCTCATGCAGCCTATACCTGAGATATGGAGTTGGCTGCCTAAAGTGGGCCAGGAACTGAGACTGCCGCAGATTTTAAAGAGTGAAATGTGACTGCATGAAAGCGTAGAAAAATTCAGGATCACCGAGAAACATCCAGGGAACAGGACTGACTTCTTCACTCCTGCAGAGAGCTGGCATGGTCTTGCTGGGCCGACCAACCCCCTAGATGCTTCAAAAAATGTAATTCATTGTTCAGGGAACCTTGTAGCACAGAATGATGTCACCTCATCATTCATGTCTTTTGAAAAAGAGTATAAACACCCTCAACATTCCTGATAACCCTGCAGTCCCCCTGCTTCAGTTCCACTTAGACAATTGTTGTGAATCCCAAAGATATAATCTGCAGGAGTATGTTGCATTCATTTTAATGTCAACCGGGGGCTGGATGGTCTCGAATCACCAACTGTGTTTCTGTGGTTAGCATATGAACAAATAATCCAATGGTAGGTGCAGACTATGGAATACAACTGGGATTTCTGCTCCTGGTTTTCCAGACTCTCCCTGTTGATGTCAGTGAGGATTCCCAGAACCTGCACCACTGCCAGGTCTCCACACTGTCCCGCTGAGTCCTGGGACAGATTACCGGCTACTCATTGCAGATTTCTGATTCTCTTTGTGCGTCCTGTGAGGGCTCCCTATCGATACAAGGTCTGGGAATGTTGTACCCGATGTTGGCTGCTGTTTTATTCCCAGGTTGGATCTTAATCCTCCTGGATTGTTACTCTGCGGTAACAAATTACCAGTGGGTCAGAATTCTTGCCGTCACTATCATTAGATGGAGAGAAGAAAGGGTATAGTTTCCCAGTTAATGTACCATTGAAAGTGTAGATGTGGGTCAGGTTATCCACATCATGAAAGGACACTTTTCCTCCCTCATAATCCAGGTAGATCCGGATCTTTCTCGGGTGAACACTCAGCTCTAGGCATTTCACTGTCTGAGTACAGGCCGAGTACTCTGTCCCATTTCTCAGCATCACTGTCCAATATCCATTATCCGGAGACAGGGAGATTTGCCCCTTCCTGATGATGGAATCCTTGGCTATGCCAATGTCCCAGTTAGTCTTATTCCCCACGTCCACCTCCCAGGAATGTATTCCTGACGTGAATCCTTCGGATCCCAGGACATTCACACAGAAATCAAATCTCTGTGGGTTGTTGGGAAGATCCCTCTGTTTCCCGGTGTACCTCACGGTTCTCAGATCATCGGACAGCAGAAGATACGGACTGGCTGTGTTGGGGTCAAGGATGACCGGAGCTGGGAACAGATGGACACAGAATGTCAGTCAATCTCACTCACCACCCTCCCGACAGTACATTGGCGGCTGTGGAATCAGTAGGGATCCAGAGATCTAAACACAGAGACAGACCGATGACCGGACTGCTCCCCACCTGCACAACAGGTAAAGGAGAGCACGTTCCTACCAGATGCAGCTGGGTGAGAGTGAAAGGCAGAGAGCGTGTGCGGAAAGACCAGAGGCTCTGTGTGAGGTCATGTGCAACACGGAAAGGCCGTGTCTGAGTTGGAGAGTGCTCAAAGGACAGCTGTACACATTCACTCCCAGTGGCATTGATACCTCCTGATCCAGCCCTTCCTCACATCTCTCAACACTGGTCACCACCctccattccctctgtccctctgtcctgATGAAAGCTCCAGACCTGCAATGTCAACTGTCCGTCATCCTGACATCCCTCTGTATCTTTCTCACAGCCCACAACGGGAATTCAGTCTGTTTCATCAGCAGACTTGGATACTTTGCATCCCACTGTCGCAACAAATCATTCATATAGATTGTAAAAGATGTGAGGCCCCTTTGACATCACACCTCACAGCCGACTGCATTCCATTAAAGAGTCTTTTCCAAATTCTCATTTCCCCAAAACTAACTGGAGATGCTCTCAGAACGTTCTGTGGAACTGCACTCTATTCCTTGGTAAAGAAACCACCTTGGTCATCAGCCCTGGTGAGAGGGAACCCCCCTTCCGTACAGTGGTGGGGCTAATTTGGGGAAGGAAAAGTTTTCCTCATTTAACCGCAATGAGGGTTTGCCTTGTACAGACATCAGggaagtcagaaggtgtggtaTAGGTGGAAACAGGCACAGTTGAAGAAGCAACAGACACAGCCTCTTTAATGCCAAATGACTGCAAATGGCAAATGTTGGTGCATGGCGGTGGAGATGGTAGGGGAGGTGTAAATCACAGAAACTGAAAGCACAAGAGACCAGAGACTAGTTTCTTGTGTTTGTCCTGAGTCTTGGAACATGCAGTGACACACATACCGCTCAGACTAACTTTTATCTGAAACTTCTCAAGAATCCTTTCATTCCTCCTTTGAAATGATCACTGGGGTCGAGGATGACTAGAACTGGGCAGAGATAGATGCAGAATGTCAGTCATTCTCAAGTGAAGTCTCTGCCTCCTGACCATCACATTTCTTATCAATCCATCCCACCTACAAAGTCTGCACTGCCAACAGGAAATAACACAGGCATGGACAAGCCATGTGCAAATAACCAACATTCGACAGACTGCCACCAGGCCAACAGACATCACGAGGTCAGCGTTTCCCACATCTGCTCCCTGATGCTTCAATGAGATTTCTGGCCTGGGGTATTTATTTGGTAAAAGCTACAAGTGAAGTAATGCTGTAAATTGGCAAAAATATCAATTGAAATCAAATCAATGAGAGGTTTAAGAGCTGCATCACAAAGTCTCCACCCCACCTGCATTGATGACGGTCAGCATCTTCTTCCACACTCTGTACTGCAGGGAGCCAACATGCTTCCCCACATTTATTAAAGGGTAAACCTTCAGCAGCTCTGGCACAGGTCGCTTTGCTCTGGAAGAGATGACAATGTCAGTAGCAATCCATTGCCTGGGAGTTAAACCAAGTTAGAAATAGAAATTTCAACTCATAGCAACACAGGAAGTAAGTTATACCTTTTCTGAGTTTCTGGAAATTTCTGTGGAATAAAAAACAAGTATTAATATTTATGTAGAGATAAGATTTCAATCACAAAGTAATCAGAATGTTCCTGGGAGACAACATCTCTAAGAttctatcctgggtccaatatGGTGATGCATTTACAAACAAGGCATGTTTGtgactacatttcattaggagttggaggagatttggtttgtcaccaaagactcacaaatttctacaaaagTACAAAAATACAACCatcttaactggttgcatcaccatctggtatagaggggttactgcacaggatcagaaaaatatGCAGAATGTTGCAAACccagccagccccatcatgggcaccagcctctccagcatcgaGGAGATCTTCAAAAAGTGAGACCTCATCTGTCATAAAGGATCCACATCACCTCTTCTCACTGcggccatcaaggaggaggtacaggagactgaagacacacacacatcgttttaggaacagcttcttcccttctgacaccagagttctgaatggacactgaacccatttacactatctcactattttttttcttttttgcctCTCCTTTtcactaattatttatttttcatatatctctaatttttaaacattgtattagaatgcactgctgctgcaagcaacacatttttaatgacaaatgccagtgatactaaaccggattctgattctgattctgtgataTCCCACAACACGAGGAATAGTACGCGCTCACTGCACATCAGAACTGACAGGATTAAAAACCGGAGGCATCACAGGGTGGTTAGAGCAGAAATCTGGCTCAGTCAGAAGACATTTGTCCTCTGTTCCCTCTTGGATTTACTGCTGATGCTCAGAACAGTCAGAACATT
The DNA window shown above is from Mobula birostris isolate sMobBir1 chromosome 5, sMobBir1.hap1, whole genome shotgun sequence and carries:
- the LOC140198308 gene encoding zinc-binding protein A33-like isoform X1: MEDHLSCAVCHNLFQDPVLIDCDHSFCRSCITQYWESPGTAACPICRRETSSKILRPNRTLAGIVESFAKRETSQQECSRHKETLTLFCQTDKQPLCVLCQHSKNHRGHELLVLEEAVQEFKEELKTSLKPILDKKEECAAVRSDYEKTLKHIQDQGEMAEKQIKAEFETLHQFLCDQERIALEDLKLERERNCLEMKGKIEDATEVISSLSDTIQDIEERLKEEDSIKFLTKFPETQKRAKRPVPELLKVYPLINVGKHVGSLQYRVWKKMLTVINAAPVILDPNTASPYLLLSDDLRTVRYTGKQRDLPNNPQRFDFCVNVLGSEGFTSGIHSWEVDVGNKTNWDIGIAKDSIIRKGQISLSPDNGYWTVMLRNGTEYSACTQTVKCLELSVHPRKIRIYLDYEGGKVSFHDVDNLTHIYTFNGTLTGKLYPFFSPSNDSDGKNSDPLVICYRRVTIQED
- the LOC140198308 gene encoding zinc-binding protein A33-like isoform X2, whose product is MLQVKLLDDLPKTDFSHTKYSDGKQNNDGKDSTLSALSGGCCTVARNIQRIRASSTFLPVPEELKTSLKPILDKKEECAAVRSDYEKTLKHIQDQGEMAEKQIKAEFETLHQFLCDQERIALEDLKLERERNCLEMKGKIEDATEVISSLSDTIQDIEERLKEEDSIKFLTKFPETQKRAKRPVPELLKVYPLINVGKHVGSLQYRVWKKMLTVINAAPVILDPNTASPYLLLSDDLRTVRYTGKQRDLPNNPQRFDFCVNVLGSEGFTSGIHSWEVDVGNKTNWDIGIAKDSIIRKGQISLSPDNGYWTVMLRNGTEYSACTQTVKCLELSVHPRKIRIYLDYEGGKVSFHDVDNLTHIYTFNGTLTGKLYPFFSPSNDSDGKNSDPLVICYRRVTIQED